A single genomic interval of Lentimicrobium saccharophilum harbors:
- a CDS encoding type III PLP-dependent enzyme domain-containing protein, translating to MKNKYIDLIEQTFDFPQEEFRVEDNELYFHNIPLMDIIKQYGTPLKISYLPKISQQIQKAKKLFNVAIARSDYQGDYHYCYCTKSSHFSFVLEEVLKNDVHLETSSAFDIFLLETLHEQGLIDKETYIICNGFKRPQYIENIAKLINEEFVNTIPILDNKFELDQLDRNITRKCKIGMRIAAEEEPKFEFYTSRLGIRYNDIIPYYEEKIKNNPKFELKMLHFFINTGIRDSAYYWNELSKCVNLYCQLKHICPELDSLNIGGGFPIKNSLSFDYDYEYMAEEIIAQIKMICDRNNTPEPHIFTEFGSYTVGESGAVLYSIIDQKQQNDRELWDMIDSSFMTTLPDTWALNQRFILLGINKWDSEYERVFLGGLTCDSEDYYNAEAHANAIFLPKLDNEEPLYIGLFHTGAYQESIGGYGGIQHCLIPAPKHIIIDLDEEGEYTTKLFAKEQSHKSMLRILGY from the coding sequence ATGAAAAACAAATACATTGATCTCATTGAGCAAACATTCGACTTTCCCCAGGAAGAATTCCGGGTTGAAGACAATGAGCTGTATTTTCACAATATTCCTTTGATGGATATCATCAAACAATATGGTACACCACTAAAGATATCCTATCTGCCGAAGATCAGCCAGCAGATTCAGAAGGCCAAGAAATTGTTCAATGTTGCCATTGCGCGGAGCGATTACCAGGGGGATTATCATTATTGTTATTGTACGAAGAGTTCCCATTTTTCATTTGTACTGGAGGAAGTGCTTAAGAATGATGTACACCTTGAAACCTCTTCCGCATTTGATATTTTTTTGCTGGAGACCCTGCATGAACAGGGGCTGATTGACAAGGAGACCTACATTATCTGTAACGGGTTTAAACGGCCGCAGTACATTGAGAACATTGCCAAGCTGATCAATGAAGAGTTTGTGAATACCATCCCCATCCTCGACAACAAGTTTGAACTGGATCAGCTTGACCGGAACATCACCCGCAAGTGCAAGATCGGTATGCGGATTGCCGCTGAGGAGGAGCCGAAATTTGAGTTTTACACTTCAAGGCTGGGAATCCGTTACAACGACATCATTCCCTATTATGAAGAGAAGATCAAGAACAATCCGAAATTTGAACTGAAGATGCTGCACTTCTTTATCAACACAGGGATCAGGGATTCAGCCTATTATTGGAATGAGCTTTCGAAATGCGTCAATCTGTATTGTCAGTTGAAACATATTTGTCCTGAACTTGATTCATTGAATATTGGCGGTGGTTTCCCCATCAAGAATTCGCTTTCGTTTGACTACGATTACGAATATATGGCCGAGGAGATCATTGCACAGATCAAGATGATCTGTGACAGGAACAACACTCCGGAACCACATATTTTCACTGAGTTCGGCTCATATACCGTTGGAGAAAGCGGCGCCGTGCTCTATTCAATCATTGACCAGAAACAGCAGAATGACCGGGAGTTGTGGGATATGATCGATTCATCATTTATGACCACGCTGCCTGATACCTGGGCCTTGAACCAGCGTTTTATTTTACTGGGCATTAACAAATGGGATTCGGAATACGAAAGGGTGTTTCTGGGCGGGCTTACCTGCGACAGTGAAGATTATTACAATGCAGAGGCACACGCCAACGCGATATTTCTTCCCAAGCTTGACAACGAAGAGCCGCTGTACATCGGTTTGTTCCATACCGGTGCTTATCAGGAATCCATCGGGGGTTACGGAGGGATTCAGCATTGCCTGATTCCTGCGCCCAAGCATATTATTATTGATCTGGACGAAGAAGGCGAATATACCACCAAGCTTTTTGCCAAAGAACAATCGCACAAATCAATGCTTCGCATTCT